One window of Mucilaginibacter inviolabilis genomic DNA carries:
- a CDS encoding heme exporter protein CcmB — MKLVNETWYLLKKEILLEWRSKYAFNGVLLYVVSTVFICYISFNLTPGFSGSNGYKVVWNVLFWIIMLFASVNAIAKSFMQESKSRLLYYYSIASPQAIILSKTIYNVLLMALLSILALLVYMVFFDNKLGDPLFYFLTVLLGSLSFSTVFTMISAIASKAGNNGTLMAILSFPVIIPVILVLIRLSKNAMDGIDRSLSLGNIGVLFAINAIVITTALLLFPYLWRD; from the coding sequence ATGAAACTCGTTAACGAAACCTGGTACCTGCTTAAAAAGGAAATTTTGCTCGAATGGCGGTCAAAATATGCTTTTAATGGTGTTTTGTTATACGTGGTATCAACGGTATTCATTTGCTATATCTCTTTTAACCTCACGCCGGGTTTTAGCGGCAGCAACGGGTACAAAGTGGTGTGGAATGTGCTGTTCTGGATCATTATGTTGTTTGCCTCGGTTAATGCTATCGCCAAAAGCTTTATGCAGGAGAGTAAAAGCCGTTTGTTATATTATTATTCCATTGCCAGTCCGCAGGCTATTATCCTGTCAAAAACCATATACAATGTTTTACTGATGGCTTTATTAAGTATACTGGCCTTATTGGTATATATGGTATTTTTTGATAATAAGCTCGGCGATCCTTTGTTTTACTTTTTAACCGTGTTATTGGGCAGCCTGAGCTTCTCTACGGTGTTTACCATGATATCGGCTATTGCCTCCAAAGCGGGTAATAATGGCACCTTGATGGCTATCCTGAGTTTTCCGGTTATTATACCGGTAATACTGGTACTTATCCGCCTGAGTAAAAACGCGATGGACGGGATAGACAGGAGCTTGAGCCTGGGTAATATAGGCGTTTTGTTCGCCATTAATGCCATCGTGATCACCACTGCGCTTCTGCTTTTCCCATACTTGTGGAGGGATTGA
- a CDS encoding methylated-DNA--[protein]-cysteine S-methyltransferase, whose amino-acid sequence MPVAYCNTPLGITRIIEEDGFIASISARDEEYEITPAPTPLLQMAIDQLDEYFKGERKEFDLPLKQTGTSFQQQVWEELLQIKYGRTITYAQQSNQMNSPLAIRAIASANGKNDLWIVVPCHRVIGSDGSLTGYAGGLWRKKWLLEHEAKVMGIGQTRLDF is encoded by the coding sequence ATGCCCGTTGCTTATTGTAATACCCCGCTTGGCATCACCCGGATTATTGAAGAAGATGGCTTTATAGCTTCCATATCTGCCCGGGATGAGGAATATGAAATTACACCTGCGCCTACCCCCTTGCTGCAAATGGCCATCGACCAACTGGATGAGTACTTTAAGGGTGAGCGTAAGGAATTTGATCTGCCGTTGAAACAAACTGGTACTTCTTTTCAGCAACAGGTTTGGGAAGAGTTACTGCAAATTAAATACGGGCGCACCATAACTTATGCCCAGCAATCAAACCAGATGAACAGCCCTTTAGCCATTAGGGCCATAGCATCGGCAAATGGCAAAAATGATTTGTGGATAGTAGTCCCCTGTCATCGGGTTATTGGCTCTGATGGCAGCCTTACCGGTTATGCAGGTGGTCTCTGGCGCAAGAAATGGCTATTGGAACACGAGGCCAAAGTAATGGGCATAGGCCAAACCAGGCTCGATTTTTAG
- a CDS encoding hybrid sensor histidine kinase/response regulator codes for MSPVNILIVDDREENIVALEALLKRDDIRIFSTTSPNEALKIAWDTHIAIALVDVQMPEMDGFELVEMLKSNPRTRDIMVIFVTAISKEAKYAVKGLGTGAIDYLYKPLDPYITSAKVDSFVHLARTQAEIRLKNEELQNFAIVVKNSADIICSVDAQNLRISNINPAVETIMGFKSTELMGKGIVSLAVENQQTLFRKKLGEIIKDNLNFAVFELQFETFDKRVIWVECRASYHNKTIFLNISDISPQKSYQEQLIKSKENAEYSKKVKETFLANMSHELRTPVNGIIGITSLLLRTDLNEQQKNMLNLLETSSKSLLGVINDVLDISKIEAGKFNIVRTPNNVYEIIKSVFDLLKFRADESNIEFILEIEDNVPANLMVDSLRLNQILMNLLSNAIKFTERGYVKLKVSVLQKHSDKVKLKYSVEDSGIGIPADRLSKIFESFEQAEEDTVSKYGGTGLGLTIVKKLAELKGGELTVSSQLGKGSIFNFINWHTIAAKPVETMNNKPDRVLSPFNNVCVLVAEDNMVNQFMLSKMLKDWNVEVEMVDNGRKLIEKLKAKRYDLILMDTHMPEMNGYETARTIRVDFEEPKRSVPIISLSASSFGHEQEQALTAGMNDVLAKPFQPYQLHEKMSQLLKVEA; via the coding sequence ATGAGTCCCGTTAATATTCTTATTGTTGATGATAGAGAAGAAAATATTGTTGCGCTTGAAGCATTATTAAAGCGCGATGATATTCGTATATTTTCTACAACATCGCCCAATGAGGCTCTGAAAATTGCCTGGGACACGCATATTGCTATTGCCCTTGTTGATGTGCAGATGCCCGAGATGGATGGTTTTGAGCTGGTTGAAATGCTCAAATCAAATCCGCGTACGCGGGATATCATGGTGATATTTGTGACCGCCATATCCAAAGAGGCCAAATATGCAGTAAAAGGTTTGGGTACCGGTGCTATTGATTATTTGTATAAGCCCCTTGATCCCTACATTACATCGGCCAAAGTTGATTCATTTGTGCACCTGGCACGCACCCAGGCCGAAATCAGATTAAAAAACGAAGAGCTGCAGAACTTTGCCATAGTTGTAAAAAACTCTGCCGATATTATTTGTTCGGTTGATGCACAAAATCTTCGTATCAGCAATATTAATCCTGCGGTTGAAACCATTATGGGTTTTAAATCGACGGAATTGATGGGGAAAGGCATTGTTAGCCTTGCGGTTGAAAACCAGCAAACGCTGTTTCGTAAAAAGCTTGGCGAGATCATTAAGGATAACCTGAACTTTGCCGTTTTTGAGCTCCAGTTTGAAACCTTCGATAAACGGGTGATTTGGGTGGAGTGCCGCGCATCCTATCATAATAAAACTATCTTTTTAAACATCAGCGATATCTCTCCGCAGAAAAGTTACCAGGAGCAGCTGATCAAGTCGAAAGAGAATGCAGAGTATAGCAAAAAGGTAAAAGAAACTTTTTTAGCCAATATGAGCCATGAGTTGCGTACACCGGTTAACGGTATTATTGGTATAACCAGCCTGCTGTTGCGCACCGATTTAAATGAGCAGCAAAAGAATATGCTTAATTTATTGGAAACTTCATCAAAATCGTTACTGGGTGTTATTAATGATGTGCTGGACATTTCCAAGATAGAAGCGGGTAAGTTTAACATTGTACGTACGCCAAACAATGTATATGAGATCATCAAATCGGTTTTTGATCTGCTTAAGTTCAGGGCCGACGAAAGCAATATCGAATTTATTCTGGAAATAGAAGATAACGTACCGGCAAACCTGATGGTTGATTCGCTGCGCCTTAACCAGATATTGATGAACCTGCTGAGTAATGCCATCAAATTTACCGAGCGTGGGTATGTAAAGCTTAAAGTATCGGTATTGCAAAAGCACAGTGACAAGGTGAAGCTGAAGTATAGTGTTGAGGATTCCGGAATTGGGATTCCGGCTGATAGATTGAGCAAGATTTTTGAGTCGTTTGAACAAGCCGAAGAAGATACGGTAAGCAAGTATGGCGGTACCGGCCTTGGGCTAACCATTGTAAAAAAACTGGCCGAACTAAAAGGTGGTGAACTTACGGTAAGCAGTCAGTTAGGCAAAGGGAGTATCTTTAATTTTATAAACTGGCATACCATAGCTGCTAAACCAGTTGAAACAATGAACAATAAACCAGATAGGGTATTGAGCCCTTTTAACAACGTATGTGTTCTAGTGGCCGAAGATAATATGGTGAACCAGTTTATGCTGTCAAAAATGCTCAAGGATTGGAATGTAGAGGTTGAAATGGTTGATAACGGACGCAAGTTGATCGAGAAACTGAAGGCCAAGAGATACGACCTTATTTTAATGGATACCCATATGCCCGAAATGAATGGCTATGAAACAGCCCGTACTATACGTGTTGATTTTGAAGAACCTAAAAGGAGCGTGCCTATTATATCCCTTTCGGCATCTTCATTTGGGCACGAGCAGGAACAAGCGCTTACCGCGGGTATGAATGATGTATTGGCAAAACCTTTTCAACCGTATCAGCTTCACGAAAAAATGAGTCAGTTGCTAAAAGTTGAGGCGTAA
- a CDS encoding chemotaxis protein CheB encodes MGPDKNLLERWRTTELLLLGGSAGSFKLLFQMVKLLPADLGKTVIIIIHRKRNFFSEIAKLFAENSRMSLREIEDKDVLKKNTIYIAPANYHTLIEKGGYFSLDVSEAVWYSKPSIDVTFESAADAYQNRCMAILLSGANQDGAEGMLKLRKIGAVTIAQHPEDAEMDEMPTAAINNGGARYILRTDEIFKLLHTQ; translated from the coding sequence TTGGGACCTGATAAAAATTTACTCGAACGCTGGCGCACTACCGAATTATTGCTACTGGGTGGTTCTGCCGGATCGTTTAAACTTTTGTTCCAGATGGTAAAATTGCTCCCTGCCGATCTGGGTAAAACCGTGATCATTATTATTCACCGCAAACGGAACTTTTTTAGTGAGATAGCGAAACTTTTTGCCGAGAACAGCCGTATGTCACTCCGCGAAATTGAAGATAAAGATGTTCTTAAAAAAAACACCATCTACATAGCGCCGGCTAATTACCATACCCTCATAGAAAAGGGTGGGTATTTTAGTTTGGATGTATCGGAGGCGGTTTGGTACTCCAAACCATCAATTGATGTAACTTTTGAAAGCGCTGCCGATGCTTATCAGAACCGCTGTATGGCCATTTTATTATCGGGCGCCAATCAGGACGGTGCTGAGGGGATGTTAAAATTAAGAAAGATAGGGGCAGTTACCATAGCCCAGCACCCGGAGGATGCAGAAATGGATGAAATGCCTACGGCCGCCATTAATAACGGAGGCGCCAGGTATATATTACGCACAGATGAGATATTTAAACTTTTACATACACAGTAA
- a CDS encoding CheR family methyltransferase, whose product MSDTSVVITSTQITELIDLVRRVHGFDFSGYTKASLKRRVVRIMQLKKMEFYDLKHTLVNDQHFFQYFLEEITVNVTEMFRDPSFYKALNLQVMPYLSTYQHAKIWCAGCSTGEEVYSLAILLREAGLSNKSFIYGTDINTEVLREARKGIYSLRSIKSYAENYQFTGLKGSISDNFTILYDAASVHNELKQNTLFSVHNLVSDDVFNEFQLISCRNVFIYFETELQERILELFYKSLCPLGYLCLGSKETIRSDAFKRKFKVINHKENIYQKIGT is encoded by the coding sequence ATGAGTGATACTTCTGTTGTTATAACATCCACCCAAATAACCGAATTGATTGATCTGGTAAGAAGAGTACACGGGTTTGATTTTTCGGGTTATACTAAAGCCTCTTTAAAAAGGCGGGTAGTTAGGATAATGCAGCTTAAAAAAATGGAGTTTTATGATCTGAAACACACCCTGGTTAATGATCAGCATTTTTTTCAATATTTTTTAGAGGAAATCACGGTGAACGTTACCGAGATGTTTCGTGACCCTTCATTTTATAAAGCGCTGAATTTGCAGGTGATGCCTTATCTGTCAACCTATCAGCATGCCAAAATATGGTGCGCGGGTTGCTCTACAGGCGAGGAAGTATACTCCCTGGCCATATTATTGCGCGAGGCAGGGCTCAGCAATAAATCATTCATTTACGGTACCGATATCAATACCGAAGTGCTGAGAGAGGCGCGCAAAGGAATATATAGTTTGCGCAGTATAAAAAGTTATGCCGAAAACTATCAGTTTACGGGTTTAAAAGGCTCCATATCAGATAATTTTACTATTTTGTATGATGCGGCATCTGTGCACAATGAGCTGAAACAGAATACCTTGTTTTCGGTACATAATTTAGTATCCGACGATGTTTTTAACGAGTTTCAACTCATCAGCTGCCGTAATGTTTTTATTTATTTTGAAACAGAACTGCAGGAACGGATATTAGAATTGTTTTATAAAAGCCTGTGCCCGTTAGGTTATTTATGCTTAGGCAGTAAAGAAACCATACGATCTGATGCTTTTAAGCGAAAGTTCAAGGTGATCAATCACAAGGAAAATATTTATCAAAAAATTGGGACCTGA
- a CDS encoding response regulator, producing MLKFSFRQQVLAGFVVSIILVLVVGVLSYNSIRKFEDDNRWVDHTQKVIKSANNLLQHMIDAETGMRGYAATGNKVFLEPYNEALPRINVDLQSMRDLTVDNLVQQKRIDSLTTYVTAQRNILKTNIDTREAKGLEFMVANNMLLNGKENMDMIRKLVTHAIDSESSFLNLRKQSSEKASNTAVIIIIGGSFVFLVIILILFFYIQRTFDQQKKIEGEIKVANIELGKVLAENEAKNWLLTGTGLLNEKMQGQQSEKELSGNILAEVCTYTKAAAGTLYLYNETHQRLELYASYAFHNPDFIKKTVQLTEGWLGQVAKNEKAAVVKGKLNEKFDLESSVIKETLTENFIVPFFFDKKLKGVLEVAYAGELPGHSKDYIVAVANDIGIAVNTAQARTIMHDLFEETQQQAEELEAQQEEMRVTNEELMNKTEMLQASEEELRVQQEELRTINAELEEKASLLEEKNEAIEQARAAINLKVDELEVTGKYKSEFLANMSHELRTPLNSILVLARILKDNKPLNLSEDQVKYASVIFNAGNDLLTLINDILDLSKIESGKLDMQNEDIKVSDILGDMEMLFAEVASNKKINYSTHISKNLPKTIFTDKVRVEQVIKNLLSNAFKFTPENGSISITARPGEKEATVSFAIKDSGIGIPAEKQRIIFEAFQQADGSTSRKYGGTGLGLSISRELAMLLGGSISLTSEQGVGSEFVLTIPLKAIQVAPHEDEILPTAQTFKPENSPLAHAVKPADSDREPLVVIVEDDKNFAHILQDYARDHGYKSVMVHEGTTAVETVKEHMPDAVILDIMLPGKDGWQILKELKHNEATMHIPVHLMSAGDAAANRVRREGAISFLKKPINTETLDKLFADIMLQSGTKFKQILLVEDHKAQSQALKDMMQGQGITVGQAFDGESAFRMLHENEYQCVILDLNLPDISGLDLLDKIKEVERFVSLPVIVNTAMELDKASVNRLMQYANAMVVKTNKSADRLIDEVNLFLNKISESNSAQYEQAPAFSKAKLPSKGKDALKGKKVLIVDDDMRNIFALSSALQSYDLVVEIANDGEEAIAKLEEVPNINIVLMDIMMPKMDGYEATRYIRKQNKWAKLPVIALTAKAMKDDREKCIAAGANDYITKPVDMDRLIALMQLWLES from the coding sequence ATGTTAAAGTTTTCTTTCCGCCAGCAGGTTTTAGCTGGCTTTGTGGTATCCATTATTCTGGTTTTAGTGGTAGGGGTGTTATCCTACAACAGCATCCGTAAGTTTGAGGATGATAACCGCTGGGTTGATCATACCCAAAAAGTTATCAAATCGGCCAACAACCTGCTGCAGCATATGATCGATGCCGAAACCGGTATGCGGGGTTATGCTGCAACGGGGAATAAAGTATTTCTTGAGCCTTACAATGAGGCGTTGCCACGTATCAATGTCGATTTGCAGTCGATGAGAGATCTTACTGTAGATAATCTCGTTCAGCAAAAAAGGATTGATTCTTTAACCACATATGTTACTGCCCAGCGCAATATCCTGAAAACGAATATTGACACACGCGAAGCAAAAGGGCTCGAATTTATGGTAGCCAATAACATGTTGTTAAATGGCAAAGAAAACATGGATATGATCAGGAAGCTGGTTACACATGCCATCGACTCAGAAAGTAGTTTTCTTAACCTGCGTAAACAAAGCTCAGAAAAAGCTTCTAATACCGCTGTCATAATTATTATTGGTGGATCTTTTGTATTCCTGGTTATTATCCTGATCCTGTTCTTCTACATACAGCGCACTTTTGATCAGCAGAAGAAAATTGAAGGTGAAATTAAGGTGGCCAACATTGAACTGGGTAAAGTTCTTGCCGAAAACGAAGCCAAAAACTGGCTGCTTACCGGTACTGGTTTGCTGAACGAAAAAATGCAGGGTCAGCAAAGCGAAAAAGAGCTGTCCGGAAATATACTCGCCGAAGTTTGTACCTATACCAAGGCCGCAGCCGGTACACTATACCTGTACAACGAAACCCATCAGCGTTTGGAGCTTTATGCCTCGTACGCTTTTCATAATCCGGATTTTATTAAAAAAACCGTTCAACTGACCGAAGGTTGGTTAGGCCAGGTAGCCAAAAATGAAAAGGCCGCCGTTGTTAAAGGCAAGCTGAACGAGAAGTTCGATCTGGAATCGTCAGTAATCAAAGAAACATTAACCGAAAACTTTATTGTTCCGTTCTTTTTTGATAAAAAGTTAAAAGGGGTATTGGAAGTAGCCTATGCAGGCGAACTGCCCGGGCATAGTAAAGATTATATAGTGGCTGTAGCCAACGATATTGGCATCGCCGTAAACACTGCACAGGCGCGCACCATTATGCACGACCTGTTTGAGGAAACTCAGCAACAAGCCGAAGAGCTGGAGGCACAGCAGGAAGAAATGCGCGTTACCAACGAAGAGCTGATGAACAAAACAGAAATGTTGCAGGCATCGGAAGAGGAGTTGCGCGTGCAGCAGGAAGAGTTACGCACTATTAATGCGGAGTTGGAAGAAAAGGCAAGCTTGCTGGAAGAAAAGAACGAAGCTATTGAACAGGCCCGCGCCGCCATTAATCTTAAAGTTGATGAGCTGGAAGTAACGGGTAAATACAAATCGGAGTTTTTGGCTAACATGAGCCATGAGCTGCGTACGCCACTCAACAGCATCCTGGTACTGGCCCGGATATTAAAAGATAACAAGCCGCTGAACCTGTCTGAAGACCAGGTGAAATATGCCAGTGTAATATTTAACGCCGGTAATGATTTGCTTACGCTGATCAATGATATCCTTGACCTTTCGAAAATTGAGTCGGGCAAATTGGATATGCAAAATGAGGATATCAAAGTATCCGATATTTTGGGCGATATGGAAATGCTGTTTGCCGAAGTGGCCAGCAATAAAAAGATCAACTACAGTACGCATATCAGTAAAAACCTGCCGAAGACAATATTTACCGATAAAGTGCGTGTAGAACAGGTGATTAAGAATTTGCTTTCCAACGCATTTAAATTTACTCCCGAAAACGGTTCTATATCTATTACCGCTCGTCCGGGCGAAAAAGAAGCAACGGTGAGCTTTGCCATTAAAGATTCAGGCATTGGTATCCCGGCCGAAAAACAACGCATCATATTTGAAGCATTTCAGCAGGCCGACGGATCAACCAGTCGTAAATATGGTGGTACAGGATTAGGACTTTCCATTAGCCGTGAGTTGGCTATGTTGTTGGGCGGCAGTATCAGTTTGACCAGCGAGCAGGGTGTAGGCAGCGAGTTTGTGCTCACCATACCGTTGAAGGCCATACAGGTAGCGCCTCATGAAGATGAGATATTGCCAACCGCACAAACCTTTAAACCAGAAAATTCGCCTTTAGCGCATGCCGTTAAACCCGCCGACAGTGACCGCGAACCATTAGTGGTTATTGTAGAAGATGATAAAAACTTTGCTCATATATTACAGGATTATGCACGCGATCATGGCTATAAATCAGTAATGGTTCATGAAGGAACCACGGCTGTTGAAACCGTGAAGGAGCATATGCCCGATGCCGTGATACTGGATATTATGCTGCCCGGTAAAGATGGATGGCAGATACTAAAAGAGCTCAAGCATAACGAAGCAACCATGCACATACCCGTGCATTTGATGTCGGCAGGTGATGCGGCAGCCAACCGGGTACGCAGGGAAGGCGCCATCAGCTTCCTTAAAAAGCCAATCAATACCGAAACGCTGGATAAGCTTTTTGCCGATATTATGCTGCAAAGCGGTACCAAATTCAAACAGATATTACTTGTAGAAGACCATAAAGCCCAGAGCCAGGCTTTGAAGGATATGATGCAGGGTCAGGGTATTACGGTTGGCCAGGCTTTTGATGGCGAATCGGCTTTCCGGATGCTGCATGAAAATGAGTACCAGTGCGTGATACTGGATCTGAACCTGCCCGATATTTCAGGCCTCGACCTGTTGGACAAGATCAAGGAGGTGGAGCGTTTTGTATCGCTGCCAGTAATTGTAAACACCGCTATGGAGCTGGATAAGGCATCGGTTAACCGGTTGATGCAATATGCCAACGCCATGGTAGTAAAAACCAACAAATCTGCCGACAGGCTGATTGACGAGGTAAACCTGTTCCTGAACAAGATCAGCGAATCAAACAGCGCCCAGTATGAGCAGGCCCCTGCGTTTAGCAAGGCAAAACTGCCATCCAAAGGAAAAGATGCCCTAAAAGGGAAAAAAGTGCTTATTGTTGATGACGATATGCGCAATATTTTTGCATTGAGCAGCGCCTTGCAAAGCTATGACCTGGTTGTGGAGATAGCCAATGATGGCGAAGAGGCTATTGCCAAGCTGGAAGAAGTGCCCAACATTAATATTGTACTGATGGATATCATGATGCCTAAGATGGATGGGTATGAGGCCACCAGGTACATACGCAAACAAAATAAATGGGCCAAGTTGCCGGTAATAGCCTTAACAGCAAAAGCGATGAAGGACGACCGGGAGAAATGTATAGCAGCCGGTGCTAACGATTATATTACCAAACCGGTTGATATGGACAGGTTAATTGCATTGATGCAATTGTGGTTAGAGAGTTAA
- the gldC gene encoding gliding motility protein GldC encodes MKTAEIKLTITLDDNNVPENILWESTDSQNKEALPVKSMMLALWDQSYKNTLRIDLWTKDMPVDEMKRFFYETLQTMGDSFLRATGETNVVEDLRDYCAHFADKMEIKQ; translated from the coding sequence ATGAAAACTGCTGAAATAAAGCTGACCATCACCCTTGATGATAATAATGTACCGGAGAACATCCTGTGGGAATCAACAGATTCGCAAAATAAAGAGGCCTTGCCTGTAAAATCAATGATGCTGGCCCTGTGGGATCAAAGCTACAAAAATACCCTGCGCATTGACTTGTGGACAAAGGACATGCCCGTTGATGAAATGAAACGCTTTTTTTACGAAACCCTGCAAACCATGGGCGACAGCTTTTTACGCGCCACCGGCGAAACCAACGTCGTTGAAGACCTGCGCGACTACTGCGCCCACTTTGCCGATAAAATGGAGATAAAACAATAA
- a CDS encoding DEAD/DEAH box helicase, producing MAVTFEEFNFNRQILNAIADAGYTEATPIQQKAIPPILNGQDVMGIAQTGTGKTAAYVLPIIMKLKYAQGENPRALIISPTRELAMQIEENVKIFAANTDLRVVVLYGGLGPKTQIEQINKGVDIIVATPGRFMDIYLAGHIVTKTLQVLVLDEADKMMDMGFMPQINRILEVVPVKRQNLLFSATMSDKIHELSNNFLEYPTIIEVTPQATPAQTVNQHLYHVPNNKTKINLLKKLLDLEGDITKLIIFCKTRIAAEDVYKFLLRKYGEGGVRVLHANKGQNTRINSINSFKNDEVKILVATDVASRGIDVSDVSHVINFDVPVVIEDYVHRIGRTGRALQSGEAITFCGPAEEYYLRKIEKLIKQSVPVSAIPDDVFIEETGYDERQEQNKEIDMQKRKEDPDFKGAFHEKKTLNQRKKFDATRDKARYGKVGKKNPTSKPSRKKR from the coding sequence ATGGCTGTAACTTTTGAAGAATTTAATTTTAACCGGCAAATATTGAATGCGATAGCTGATGCCGGTTATACCGAAGCTACGCCCATACAGCAAAAGGCCATCCCCCCGATATTGAACGGGCAGGATGTGATGGGCATTGCGCAAACCGGCACCGGTAAAACGGCAGCCTATGTATTGCCCATTATCATGAAGCTCAAATATGCCCAGGGCGAAAATCCGCGGGCGCTGATCATTTCGCCAACGCGCGAGCTGGCCATGCAGATTGAGGAAAACGTAAAAATATTTGCCGCCAATACCGATTTGCGTGTAGTGGTACTTTATGGCGGATTGGGTCCTAAAACACAAATAGAGCAGATTAATAAAGGAGTTGACATTATTGTGGCTACCCCGGGCCGTTTTATGGATATTTACCTGGCCGGGCATATTGTAACCAAAACGCTGCAGGTACTGGTACTGGACGAGGCCGATAAAATGATGGATATGGGCTTTATGCCCCAAATAAACCGCATACTGGAAGTGGTGCCCGTGAAAAGGCAAAACCTGCTTTTTTCGGCTACCATGAGCGATAAGATTCATGAGCTGTCCAATAATTTTCTGGAATACCCAACCATTATTGAGGTAACCCCGCAGGCTACCCCCGCGCAAACGGTAAACCAGCATTTGTATCATGTGCCAAACAACAAAACCAAGATCAACCTGCTCAAAAAGCTGCTTGATCTGGAAGGTGACATTACCAAGCTCATTATATTTTGTAAAACCCGTATAGCTGCCGAAGATGTATATAAATTTTTACTGCGCAAATACGGCGAAGGCGGAGTAAGGGTATTGCACGCCAACAAAGGGCAAAACACCCGTATCAATTCTATCAATTCGTTTAAGAATGATGAGGTGAAAATTTTGGTGGCTACCGATGTGGCTTCGCGTGGTATTGATGTGAGCGATGTAAGCCATGTAATTAACTTTGATGTACCCGTGGTAATTGAGGATTATGTACACCGTATCGGGCGTACCGGTCGTGCTTTGCAATCGGGCGAAGCCATTACCTTTTGTGGCCCTGCGGAGGAGTACTATCTCAGGAAGATCGAAAAACTGATCAAGCAAAGCGTACCCGTATCGGCCATTCCCGATGACGTATTTATTGAGGAAACCGGTTACGACGAAAGACAGGAGCAGAACAAAGAGATCGACATGCAGAAACGCAAGGAAGATCCCGACTTTAAAGGCGCTTTCCACGAAAAGAAAACGCTTAATCAGCGCAAAAAATTCGACGCTACCAGGGATAAAGCCCGTTATGGTAAAGTAGGCAAAAAAAATCCAACAAGTAAACCATCCAGGAAGAAACGTTAA